Proteins co-encoded in one Ruegeria sp. HKCCD4315 genomic window:
- a CDS encoding acyl carrier protein gives MSISDRVIAIIAEQAVLEPSDVTPESTLEDLGIDSLGLVESIFAIEEEFDISVPFNANEPEANDFDISNVAAIIAGIEQLVSEKV, from the coding sequence ATGAGCATCAGCGACCGCGTCATCGCAATCATTGCAGAGCAGGCCGTGCTGGAGCCATCGGATGTGACGCCCGAAAGCACGCTTGAGGACTTGGGTATCGACAGCCTGGGTCTGGTAGAAAGCATCTTTGCAATCGAAGAAGAGTTCGACATTTCGGTTCCGTTCAATGCCAACGAACCTGAAGCCAATGATTTCGATATCTCCAATGTGGCCGCCATCATTGCCGGGATCGAACAGCTTGTGTCGGAAAAGGTCTGA
- the lpxD gene encoding UDP-3-O-(3-hydroxymyristoyl)glucosamine N-acyltransferase yields MQFTVQQIADALSAECQGDTGLTIVRAAEPSDAGPTDLAMAMSPKYADALSVGEARAAVLWEGADWQAMGLRAAIFVKRPRMAMAGITAMLDRGQGVEPGIHPSAVIDPTAEIAADVSIGPLTVVGARARIGAGSVIGAHCTIGIDATLGERALLREMVSIGARAQIGDRFVAQPGARIGGDGFSFVTPEVSGAENARKTMGDQGDAKAQSWLRIHSLGAVEIGDDVEIGSNCTVDNGTIRNTRIGDGSKLDNLVHVGHNTRVGRDCLLCGQTGVSGSVEIGSNVVLGGQTGVVDNIFIGDGVIAGGGTKILSNVPAGRVIMGYPGIKMDTHTDIYKAQRRLPRMARDVEALKKAVFKQSPSD; encoded by the coding sequence ATGCAGTTTACCGTTCAACAAATCGCCGACGCTCTGAGCGCAGAATGCCAGGGCGATACAGGCCTGACGATTGTGCGGGCTGCCGAACCCAGTGATGCTGGTCCGACAGATCTGGCGATGGCGATGTCTCCGAAATATGCTGACGCGCTTTCAGTTGGAGAGGCGCGCGCTGCAGTTTTGTGGGAGGGCGCGGATTGGCAGGCTATGGGGCTGCGTGCGGCGATCTTTGTCAAACGTCCTCGTATGGCCATGGCGGGCATCACTGCCATGCTGGATCGTGGACAAGGGGTAGAGCCGGGAATTCACCCGTCGGCCGTGATTGATCCGACGGCAGAGATTGCTGCAGACGTCTCTATCGGGCCTCTTACAGTTGTCGGTGCCCGCGCCCGGATCGGGGCGGGATCTGTGATTGGCGCGCATTGCACGATCGGCATCGATGCCACGCTGGGAGAGCGTGCGTTGCTGCGCGAGATGGTCAGTATCGGTGCCCGCGCGCAAATCGGAGACCGCTTTGTCGCGCAACCAGGCGCCCGGATCGGAGGCGATGGCTTTAGCTTTGTCACCCCCGAAGTCTCTGGCGCTGAGAACGCCCGCAAGACTATGGGTGATCAAGGTGACGCCAAAGCACAAAGCTGGCTTCGCATCCACTCTTTGGGAGCGGTCGAGATAGGCGATGACGTCGAGATTGGATCCAACTGCACCGTCGACAACGGCACGATCCGCAATACCCGGATCGGAGACGGCTCGAAACTGGATAATCTGGTACATGTGGGGCACAACACGCGTGTGGGACGCGATTGCCTTTTGTGTGGTCAGACCGGCGTGTCGGGATCTGTCGAGATCGGCAGTAACGTTGTTCTGGGTGGTCAGACTGGCGTTGTTGATAACATCTTTATTGGTGACGGTGTGATTGCCGGTGGAGGCACAAAAATTCTGTCCAACGTTCCGGCAGGCCGCGTCATAATGGGTTATCCGGGCATCAAAATGGATACTCATACGGACATCTACAAAGCCCAACGCCGTTTACCGCGCATGGCCCGCGACGTTGAGGCACTTAAAAAGGCTGTTTTCAAACAGTCGCCGAGCGATTAA
- a CDS encoding murein L,D-transpeptidase encodes MLSVFRTSTSILVTACFAATAGFANTASAPEPKTAFQMAIAEHTPQASTIAEFYRTNGFAPIWVGETPEHMQRRTALIEALSNAHLHGLPHADAAVSALIDQMEQARSVRDLGAVEAELSRVYVEYADALYSGTLEPGRVDDGLVRGVEHRSAAEHLSGLAEQGAQYLEQLSPQTPQYRALMKQKLLLQALVDQGGWGATVPVAKLEYGDTGPNVVKLRNRLVAMGYMRPSASPSFDDALLAGVQAFQTAHGLEPDGVAGQGTITELNRPASDRLKAVYVALERERWLPRERGARHILVNQADFSAKIVDDGQVTFETRAVIGKNTHDRRSPEFSDVMEHMVINPSWYVPRSIITKEYLPKLQSNPNAVGHIQITDRSGRQVNRGAVDFTQFTARNFPFAMRQPPSKSNALGLVKFMFPNKYNIYLHDTPQKSLFAREVRAFSHGCIRLAQPFEFAYALLAKQEEDPKAFFHRVLKTGKETKVELDQHVPVHLIYRTAYIGPKGEVQYRRDVYNRDAKIWDALQKAGVALSDVQG; translated from the coding sequence ATGCTTTCTGTTTTCCGCACCAGTACCAGTATCCTTGTCACCGCTTGTTTTGCAGCAACCGCTGGTTTTGCGAACACAGCGTCTGCGCCCGAACCGAAAACAGCGTTTCAAATGGCGATTGCGGAACACACGCCGCAGGCATCGACAATTGCCGAGTTTTACCGGACGAACGGGTTCGCTCCAATTTGGGTAGGTGAAACCCCTGAGCATATGCAACGCAGGACCGCGTTGATTGAAGCATTGTCCAACGCACATCTTCACGGTTTGCCCCATGCAGATGCTGCCGTCTCGGCATTGATTGATCAGATGGAACAGGCCCGGTCTGTTCGTGACCTTGGCGCGGTCGAGGCCGAACTCAGCCGGGTGTATGTAGAATACGCTGATGCGCTGTATTCCGGCACACTTGAACCTGGGCGTGTAGACGACGGACTGGTTCGGGGAGTGGAGCACCGAAGTGCAGCCGAGCATTTGTCAGGGTTGGCGGAGCAAGGCGCGCAATATCTGGAACAACTGTCGCCGCAAACCCCACAGTACCGCGCGCTGATGAAACAAAAGCTGCTGTTGCAAGCTTTGGTGGATCAAGGTGGTTGGGGGGCGACGGTACCGGTCGCGAAACTAGAGTATGGTGACACCGGGCCGAATGTCGTCAAACTGCGCAATCGTCTTGTGGCAATGGGGTACATGAGACCGTCGGCCAGCCCGTCTTTTGACGATGCGCTGCTGGCTGGCGTTCAGGCTTTTCAAACGGCGCATGGGCTGGAACCTGACGGTGTCGCTGGCCAAGGCACAATTACCGAGTTGAACCGTCCGGCCTCGGACCGCCTAAAGGCAGTCTATGTCGCGCTGGAAAGGGAGCGCTGGCTGCCGCGAGAGCGTGGTGCGCGTCATATTCTGGTGAATCAGGCTGATTTCTCGGCCAAGATCGTCGATGACGGGCAGGTTACGTTTGAAACCCGCGCGGTGATTGGCAAGAACACACATGATCGCCGCAGCCCCGAGTTTTCGGATGTGATGGAGCATATGGTGATCAACCCCAGCTGGTATGTGCCGCGCTCGATCATCACCAAGGAATACCTGCCTAAACTGCAGTCCAATCCTAACGCCGTGGGGCATATTCAAATCACTGACCGCAGCGGGCGGCAGGTTAATCGTGGGGCTGTGGATTTCACTCAGTTCACGGCGCGAAACTTCCCGTTTGCGATGCGCCAGCCCCCCAGCAAAAGCAATGCGCTGGGTTTGGTGAAGTTCATGTTCCCCAACAAGTACAACATCTATCTGCATGATACACCACAGAAAAGCCTGTTCGCACGTGAGGTGCGGGCGTTCTCGCACGGGTGTATACGTTTGGCGCAACCTTTCGAATTCGCCTATGCGCTGCTGGCAAAACAAGAGGAAGACCCCAAGGCGTTCTTTCACCGTGTTCTCAAGACCGGCAAGGAAACCAAAGTTGAACTGGACCAGCATGTGCCAGTGCATCTGATCTATCGCACCGCCTATATCGGGCCGAAGGGCGAGGTGCAGTATCGCCGCGACGTCTATAACCGCGATGCCAAGATTTGGGACGCACTTCAAAAGGCAGGGGTAGCCCTGTCGGACGTTCAGGGGTAA
- a CDS encoding DUF882 domain-containing protein, which yields MTKSSSSGMTRRALLGAFAATAVAAAPTYSNAAGFLRGGGDIRRIRMYSGRTGERLDMIYWVDGKYIKDAVKEVNHFMRDWRTDQVKSIDLRTIDIMAASHNLLDVNEPYMLLSGYRSPQTNAMLRSRSRRVARKSLHMEGQAADLRLASRSVSQMAKAAMSCRAGGVGQYYGSNFVHMDCGVVRSWRG from the coding sequence ATGACCAAGAGCAGTTCCTCGGGCATGACCCGGCGTGCCCTATTGGGTGCATTTGCAGCTACCGCAGTTGCGGCAGCCCCCACATATTCCAATGCAGCAGGCTTTTTGCGCGGTGGCGGCGATATTCGTCGCATTCGTATGTATTCCGGTCGCACGGGCGAACGGTTGGATATGATTTATTGGGTCGATGGTAAGTATATCAAAGACGCTGTCAAAGAAGTGAACCATTTCATGCGCGATTGGCGCACGGATCAGGTTAAATCCATTGATTTGCGCACGATTGATATCATGGCGGCATCACACAACCTTCTGGATGTGAATGAACCGTATATGTTGCTGTCCGGTTATCGTTCTCCTCAGACCAACGCGATGTTGCGTTCAAGGTCGCGTCGCGTTGCGCGCAAGTCGCTTCATATGGAAGGTCAGGCTGCTGACCTGCGTCTGGCGTCTCGCTCAGTCTCGCAGATGGCCAAAGCCGCGATGTCGTGCCGTGCAGGTGGCGTCGGCCAGTATTATGGATCGAACTTCGTTCACATGGATTGCGGAGTTGTCCGTTCTTGGCGCGGTTAA